From a region of the Rouxiella sp. S1S-2 genome:
- a CDS encoding ABC transporter ATP-binding protein, translating to MNHPKLSVRQVERIFTGPKGEKTQALLPVDYQVNENDFITILGPSGCGKSTLLRIVAGLDQPTRGEVWLDGERVEGPGADRGMVFQSYTLFPWLSVQQNICFGLEERGVSKAAQKERSDYFINKVGLRGFEHHFPRQLSGGMQQRTAIARALANDPKILLMDEPFGALDNQTRVMMQELLLSIWESSRKTVLFVTHDIDEAIFMANKVAIFSARPGRIKTEVAVDFPHPRDYRLKTSPEFMDLKARVTEEIRVETLQTQEH from the coding sequence ATGAATCATCCAAAACTGAGCGTTCGTCAGGTGGAGCGCATTTTTACCGGACCAAAAGGCGAGAAAACGCAGGCACTGCTGCCGGTGGACTATCAGGTTAACGAGAACGACTTTATTACTATTCTCGGTCCGTCGGGCTGCGGCAAATCTACGCTGCTGCGTATTGTGGCCGGGCTAGACCAGCCAACGCGTGGCGAAGTGTGGCTCGACGGCGAGCGGGTGGAGGGTCCGGGTGCCGATCGTGGCATGGTGTTCCAAAGTTATACTCTGTTTCCGTGGCTGAGCGTGCAGCAAAATATTTGCTTCGGCCTAGAAGAAAGGGGGGTTAGCAAGGCGGCGCAAAAGGAGCGCAGCGACTACTTCATTAATAAGGTCGGCCTGCGCGGCTTTGAGCACCACTTTCCGCGCCAGCTTTCCGGCGGCATGCAGCAGCGGACCGCCATTGCCCGCGCACTGGCCAATGACCCGAAAATCTTGCTGATGGACGAGCCGTTTGGCGCGCTGGACAATCAGACCCGCGTGATGATGCAAGAGCTGCTGTTGTCGATTTGGGAGTCGTCGCGAAAAACGGTGCTGTTTGTGACCCACGATATTGACGAGGCGATTTTTATGGCTAACAAAGTGGCTATTTTCAGCGCCCGTCCCGGAAGAATTAAAACAGAGGTGGCGGTCGATTTCCCGCATCCGCGTGACTATCGTCTAAAAACGTCGCCAGAGTTTATGGATCTCAAAGCGCGAGTCACGGAAGAGATCCGCGTCGAAACATTGCAGACGCAGGAACACTAA
- a CDS encoding ABC transporter permease: MVPLRPVAARQRWFLGFCFFVVFFAAWALVTFTGAVSPTFLANPASMLEEGWLLFTQFNFANDIGMTVMRVLGGFVLASIIAVPLGILMGSYKLIEAFFEPFVSFCRYLPASAFVPLLILWAGIGEMQKILVIFIGSFFQITLMVAVTVGAARRDLVEAAYTLGATNRSVVRRVIIPGAAPEVAELLRLVLGWAWTYVIVAELIGSSSGIGHMIVDSQAMLNTGQMIFGIIVIGCIGLLSDFLFKAANRRMFVWSSLK; this comes from the coding sequence ATGGTTCCGCTGCGACCGGTTGCTGCGCGTCAGCGCTGGTTTCTTGGCTTTTGTTTCTTTGTGGTGTTTTTTGCCGCCTGGGCGCTGGTGACCTTTACCGGCGCGGTGTCTCCGACTTTTCTGGCCAATCCGGCCAGCATGCTGGAGGAAGGCTGGCTTCTGTTCACCCAGTTCAATTTTGCTAACGACATTGGTATGACAGTGATGCGCGTTTTGGGGGGCTTTGTATTAGCCTCTATTATTGCCGTACCGCTGGGTATTTTGATGGGATCATATAAGCTTATCGAGGCCTTTTTCGAGCCGTTTGTCTCATTTTGTCGCTATCTGCCCGCGTCGGCATTTGTGCCTTTGCTGATCCTGTGGGCCGGTATCGGCGAGATGCAAAAGATTCTGGTGATTTTCATCGGTTCGTTTTTCCAGATAACCCTGATGGTGGCGGTGACAGTGGGCGCCGCGCGTCGTGATTTGGTCGAGGCCGCGTATACCTTAGGTGCGACCAACCGCAGCGTAGTGCGTCGGGTGATTATTCCCGGTGCGGCACCTGAAGTGGCCGAGTTGCTGCGTTTAGTACTCGGTTGGGCCTGGACTTATGTCATCGTCGCCGAGCTAATTGGCTCTTCCAGCGGTATCGGACACATGATTGTCGACAGTCAGGCGATGCTCAATACCGGACAGATGATTTTCGGCATTATCGTCATCGGCTGCATTGGTTTGTTGTCAGATTTCCTGTTTAAAGCGGCCAACCGTCGCATGTTTGTCTGGAGTTCGCTGAAATGA
- the hisC gene encoding histidinol-phosphate transaminase produces the protein MGTKSESAAVCLQRLARPDARVLGVYNSGLSADAVREKYGVEHVAKLASNENPMGASPQVIRALIAEASGCAIYPDSASRAVRQKIASATGVGLEQVVMGNGSEEILQMLCTAFLNPGDRVVTLIPSFGLHEIFPRMMGAEVTMVGVDAQKQFDVAAWEQALSTPVKLVIFSNPSNPVGCMLNREGFQRIIDAAPQDCVLVIDEAYYEYCESDPDYPDSLRVLAQQTRPWIVLRTLSKAYGLAGLRIGYGLASDVELVNLLDRVRTPFNINRSAQAAALAALEDKAHVAASLEFVSQQRTIISAALREKGYEVVPSHANFVFFDCKRPSVELAEQLLAYGVIVKPWRESGYERWIRVSVGSEQDNQLFLRSLELISMQANTQSTAQEAE, from the coding sequence GTGGGGACAAAATCTGAATCAGCGGCGGTCTGTTTACAGCGCCTGGCGCGTCCTGATGCGAGAGTGCTTGGGGTCTATAATTCAGGGCTGTCAGCCGACGCCGTGCGTGAAAAATATGGCGTTGAACACGTTGCCAAATTGGCCAGCAATGAAAACCCGATGGGCGCCAGCCCGCAGGTGATCCGCGCGTTAATTGCCGAGGCCTCCGGCTGTGCGATTTACCCTGATTCTGCCAGTCGCGCGGTGCGCCAGAAAATTGCGTCTGCGACCGGTGTTGGCCTTGAGCAAGTGGTGATGGGTAACGGCTCGGAAGAAATTCTGCAAATGCTCTGTACTGCGTTTCTCAACCCAGGCGATCGGGTGGTAACGCTGATCCCCTCCTTTGGCTTGCATGAGATTTTCCCGCGCATGATGGGGGCAGAAGTCACGATGGTTGGGGTGGACGCGCAAAAGCAGTTCGACGTTGCGGCCTGGGAGCAGGCGCTGTCTACGCCGGTGAAGCTGGTTATTTTCAGCAATCCCTCCAACCCGGTCGGCTGCATGCTCAACCGAGAAGGGTTCCAGCGCATTATCGACGCCGCGCCGCAGGACTGCGTGTTAGTGATTGATGAGGCCTATTACGAATACTGCGAATCAGACCCTGATTATCCCGACAGCCTGCGGGTATTGGCGCAGCAGACGCGCCCGTGGATTGTGCTGCGCACGCTGTCGAAAGCCTACGGATTGGCGGGCCTGCGCATTGGCTATGGCTTGGCCAGCGACGTTGAACTGGTGAATCTGCTCGACAGAGTCCGTACGCCGTTCAACATCAACCGTTCCGCTCAGGCTGCTGCACTGGCTGCGCTGGAAGATAAAGCGCACGTCGCCGCCAGCTTGGAGTTTGTCAGCCAGCAGCGGACAATAATTAGCGCCGCATTGAGGGAGAAAGGGTATGAAGTGGTGCCATCGCACGCCAACTTTGTGTTTTTCGATTGTAAACGGCCCAGTGTGGAGCTGGCAGAGCAATTACTGGCCTATGGCGTGATTGTTAAACCGTGGCGCGAATCCGGCTATGAACGCTGGATTCGGGTCTCGGTGGGCAGTGAGCAAGATAATCAGCTTTTCTTGCGCAGCCTTGAGCTGATTTCCATGCAGGCTAACACTCAGTCTACTGCGCAGGAGGCCGAGTGA
- a CDS encoding iron-containing alcohol dehydrogenase family protein, whose product MQAQNIIFPAQILRGPGVLSQIGHICSLLGQRAIVIGGHQALAAVVDKINHYLEGSAVTLVGSEWFGGETSEGNILRLAKRVEALSADIIISVGGGKSLDTGKAVGVITHVPVVAVPTIAATCAAVTPLTVRYFDDGHFRDLYPLPQAPASVIIDSELLAKAPLRWLAAGLGDTLAKWYEFRAISSHQGELTGVARSSSANSRICYDLIATYGGAACDAVRAGKTSAELDQVLDAIFMFAGLTSLMSSGAHAAAAHAIYEGFTVCDKTREFGHGLLVGLGNLCLLALENRSDEELREALLLSHACAVPLRLSEIASLTAEELEAIVQASLHAPDMHNMPHTVTAESLYAAFARVESMADVLNLF is encoded by the coding sequence ATGCAAGCACAGAATATTATTTTCCCCGCACAAATCCTACGCGGGCCGGGCGTTTTGTCGCAGATTGGCCACATTTGTAGCCTGCTGGGACAGCGCGCCATCGTCATCGGTGGGCATCAGGCACTGGCCGCCGTGGTGGATAAAATCAATCATTACCTCGAAGGCTCGGCGGTAACGTTGGTCGGCAGCGAGTGGTTTGGCGGTGAAACCAGTGAGGGAAATATTCTGCGCCTGGCCAAGCGGGTTGAAGCGCTGTCAGCCGACATTATTATCAGCGTCGGTGGGGGTAAATCCCTCGACACCGGCAAAGCGGTGGGCGTAATAACCCATGTGCCAGTAGTCGCCGTGCCGACCATTGCCGCCACCTGCGCCGCGGTAACACCGTTAACGGTTCGCTACTTTGACGATGGTCACTTTCGCGACCTTTACCCGCTGCCGCAGGCACCTGCCAGCGTAATCATCGACAGCGAACTGCTGGCCAAGGCACCACTGCGCTGGTTGGCGGCAGGTTTGGGCGACACGCTGGCCAAATGGTACGAGTTTCGCGCGATCAGCAGCCATCAGGGTGAGTTGACCGGCGTTGCCCGGTCCTCCAGCGCCAACAGCCGCATTTGCTATGACCTGATCGCCACCTACGGGGGAGCAGCCTGCGACGCGGTACGTGCAGGTAAAACCAGCGCCGAGCTGGATCAGGTACTTGACGCCATTTTCATGTTTGCCGGATTAACCTCACTGATGAGCAGCGGTGCTCATGCTGCTGCCGCACACGCCATCTATGAAGGCTTTACCGTGTGCGATAAAACGCGTGAATTTGGTCACGGATTATTGGTCGGGCTGGGCAACCTGTGCCTGCTGGCGCTGGAAAATCGCAGCGACGAAGAATTACGCGAAGCACTGTTATTGTCACACGCCTGTGCGGTTCCGCTGCGGTTGAGCGAAATCGCCAGTCTTACGGCTGAAGAACTTGAGGCGATAGTGCAGGCTTCGCTGCATGCGCCTGACATGCATAACATGCCGCATACTGTGACCGCCGAGTCATTATACGCGGCGTTTGCCCGCGTTGAGTCTATGGCGGATGTGCTGAACTTATTCTGA
- the hisD gene encoding histidinol dehydrogenase, whose protein sequence is MSATVEHNVSFHDLSSSDTLPETLFNRTESDLSFFIERVAPIIEAVRTQGDAALLKFARDFDGVTDEQMSILAEDTEFATAFERLDPQVIDSIRFAAENIRAFHEAQKPEEMWMKEIRPGAFAGDRHVPIDSVACYVPRGKGSFPSVFLMTTIPAIVAGVPRCVVITPPGPDGKVDDATLVAARLVGITEIYKCGGAQGVAAVAYGTESVPKCLKIVGPGSPWVVAAKRQLSGLIDPGVPAGPSESLILADDSTDGALAALDLIIESEHGPDSSAYLVTNSRRVAQEAIKALPDYWASIDEKRAGFSRSVLCGTHGGVVLTKDFSTAVDFVNRYAPEHLEILAEEPMAVMGKIRNAGEILLGHYTPITLGNFVLGPNAVLPTNGAARVAGPLSVFDYMKRISVGYVTREGYDLLAEKAHAFALYEGFPGHALAVSDLRHRLLDKKSGKNSAN, encoded by the coding sequence ATGTCGGCAACCGTAGAACACAACGTTTCTTTTCATGACCTTAGCAGCAGTGATACCTTACCCGAAACCCTGTTTAATCGCACTGAATCAGACCTGTCGTTTTTTATCGAACGCGTTGCGCCGATTATTGAAGCCGTTCGCACCCAGGGTGACGCCGCGCTGCTGAAATTTGCCAGGGACTTTGACGGCGTAACCGATGAGCAGATGAGCATTCTGGCCGAAGACACTGAATTCGCCACCGCCTTTGAGCGCCTTGACCCACAGGTAATTGACTCAATTCGCTTTGCCGCTGAAAACATTCGCGCGTTTCATGAGGCGCAAAAGCCTGAAGAAATGTGGATGAAAGAGATACGCCCCGGTGCGTTTGCCGGTGACAGACACGTGCCCATCGATTCTGTAGCCTGCTATGTGCCGCGGGGTAAAGGGTCATTTCCCAGCGTATTTCTAATGACGACTATCCCTGCGATTGTCGCTGGCGTTCCGCGCTGCGTGGTGATAACTCCGCCTGGCCCCGACGGAAAAGTCGACGACGCCACACTGGTGGCCGCACGGCTGGTGGGCATCACTGAAATTTATAAATGCGGCGGTGCTCAGGGTGTGGCTGCGGTGGCCTATGGCACCGAAAGCGTACCTAAATGCCTTAAAATTGTCGGACCCGGCAGCCCGTGGGTGGTGGCAGCGAAACGTCAGCTTTCTGGTCTGATTGACCCCGGCGTGCCCGCTGGCCCGAGCGAAAGCCTGATTCTGGCGGACGACAGCACCGACGGTGCGCTGGCGGCACTCGACCTGATTATTGAATCTGAACACGGCCCGGACTCGTCGGCTTATCTGGTGACCAACAGCCGTCGCGTAGCACAAGAAGCCATAAAAGCTCTGCCGGATTATTGGGCGTCAATCGATGAAAAACGCGCCGGTTTCTCGCGCTCGGTGCTGTGCGGCACTCACGGCGGCGTGGTGCTCACCAAAGATTTCTCCACCGCCGTAGACTTTGTAAACCGTTACGCCCCCGAGCACCTCGAAATTTTGGCTGAAGAACCGATGGCGGTGATGGGGAAAATCCGCAACGCCGGGGAAATCTTGCTCGGCCACTATACCCCGATCACGTTGGGTAACTTCGTGCTCGGCCCCAACGCGGTACTGCCCACCAACGGCGCGGCGCGGGTTGCCGGTCCACTTTCGGTATTTGACTACATGAAGCGAATTTCGGTGGGTTACGTGACCCGAGAGGGTTATGACCTGCTGGCTGAAAAAGCCCACGCTTTTGCGCTGTATGAAGGTTTTCCAGGCCACGCGTTGGCGGTTTCTGACCTACGCCACCGGCTGTTGGATAAAAAATCAGGAAAAAACTCAGCAAATTAA
- a CDS encoding alpha-hydroxy acid oxidase codes for MSRRHAFNLNDFRQQAKAKLPAFAFSYVDGGADDEVTLRHNQQVFDNWRFVPPVLINASQRSLHLQLGGKQALAPVMIAPTGYNGMLRHEADLILARGAQRAGIPYIQSTVSTASIEEIAAENIERHWFQLYVLKDRQVTLGLLQRAKQAGCENLVVSVDAVHFGNRERDKRHYRRPMKLSIASLIDVALHPGWVWRTLKPAGMPGFGNLKPYVPADKQRGAGGASYFSEQMDTTLDWSTIAWLREQWGGRLWIKGILSVEDAKKAQDLGADGIVISNHGGRQLDGTVSPMEVLPAIRKACGADFALLIDSGFRRGTDIVKALALGANAVLLGRPLLFSVAAHGEAGINKALSLIIAEIDRTMAQLGCNELSQLGPHLLSLEST; via the coding sequence GTGAGTCGTCGCCACGCCTTCAATCTGAATGACTTTCGTCAGCAGGCCAAGGCCAAACTGCCCGCTTTTGCCTTTAGCTACGTGGACGGCGGCGCTGACGATGAGGTAACGCTTCGCCACAATCAGCAGGTGTTTGATAACTGGCGTTTTGTGCCGCCGGTGCTGATTAACGCCAGCCAGCGCAGTCTGCATCTTCAACTCGGGGGTAAACAGGCTTTAGCCCCGGTGATGATAGCGCCAACCGGCTATAACGGCATGCTGCGCCATGAGGCGGATTTAATACTGGCGCGCGGGGCGCAGCGTGCGGGGATCCCCTATATACAGAGCACCGTCTCGACTGCGTCAATTGAAGAGATTGCCGCCGAGAATATTGAGCGTCACTGGTTTCAGCTTTATGTGCTGAAAGATCGACAGGTGACATTGGGTCTGCTGCAGCGTGCTAAGCAGGCGGGCTGCGAGAATCTGGTGGTGTCGGTTGATGCGGTGCACTTTGGCAATCGCGAGCGGGACAAACGCCACTATCGCCGCCCAATGAAACTCTCAATTGCCAGCCTGATTGACGTGGCGCTGCATCCGGGATGGGTATGGCGCACGTTGAAACCAGCCGGTATGCCGGGCTTTGGTAATCTCAAACCCTACGTTCCTGCCGACAAACAGCGCGGCGCAGGCGGGGCAAGCTATTTTTCTGAACAGATGGATACCACACTTGACTGGAGCACAATCGCCTGGCTGCGTGAGCAGTGGGGGGGCAGGCTGTGGATTAAGGGTATTCTCAGCGTCGAAGACGCCAAAAAGGCGCAGGACCTTGGCGCAGACGGCATCGTGATTTCTAATCACGGCGGTCGTCAACTGGACGGCACGGTCAGTCCGATGGAGGTGTTGCCGGCCATTCGCAAGGCCTGCGGAGCCGATTTTGCGCTATTGATCGACAGTGGCTTTCGGCGCGGCACGGACATCGTTAAGGCGCTCGCGCTAGGGGCCAACGCTGTGCTGCTGGGGCGTCCGCTGTTGTTTAGCGTTGCCGCCCACGGCGAGGCGGGTATTAATAAGGCACTGAGCCTGATTATCGCCGAAATCGACCGTACAATGGCGCAACTCGGCTGTAACGAGCTGAGTCAATTAGGGCCGCATCTGCTGAGTTTGGAATCGACATAA
- a CDS encoding SDR family NAD(P)-dependent oxidoreductase, with amino-acid sequence MTTSSLLPSFSLAGKCALVTGGSRGIGQALASGLALAGASVVICGRELSTLEAVANTIVAQGGECRPMLLDMTRPDSFSAAFEAINLDADILINNAGTEQLCSSFDVDEALWDRIMDTNLKGAFFCAQAAAKRMAARGGGSILNLCSLTSQVGVPGAAAYGASKSAMVGLTHTLATEWASQGIRVNGIGPGYFQTELTAEFYQDAQWCESMRAKIPLGRFGKLEDLVGAAIFLSSPAAAYITGQVLYVDGGFLASI; translated from the coding sequence ATGACAACGTCTTCGCTTTTGCCCTCTTTTTCTCTTGCGGGAAAGTGTGCGCTGGTCACAGGCGGCTCACGCGGAATTGGTCAGGCACTGGCGTCCGGTTTGGCACTGGCCGGTGCCAGCGTGGTGATTTGTGGACGCGAGCTTTCAACCCTTGAGGCCGTGGCTAACACTATTGTTGCCCAAGGCGGTGAATGTCGGCCAATGCTGCTGGATATGACCAGACCAGACTCGTTTTCAGCCGCGTTTGAGGCGATTAATCTCGACGCGGACATTCTGATTAACAATGCCGGAACTGAGCAGCTTTGCTCTTCCTTCGACGTGGATGAAGCCCTATGGGACCGCATTATGGATACCAACCTTAAAGGCGCATTCTTCTGCGCTCAGGCAGCGGCAAAACGTATGGCTGCACGCGGCGGAGGCAGCATTCTTAATCTTTGCTCGCTAACCAGCCAGGTCGGCGTGCCGGGTGCGGCGGCCTATGGGGCATCAAAGTCGGCAATGGTCGGGTTGACGCATACGCTTGCCACCGAATGGGCCAGTCAGGGAATTAGAGTCAACGGCATCGGTCCCGGATATTTTCAGACTGAGCTAACGGCCGAATTTTATCAGGATGCCCAATGGTGCGAGAGCATGCGGGCTAAAATACCGCTTGGCCGCTTTGGCAAGCTGGAAGACCTGGTAGGGGCAGCGATATTTTTGAGCAGCCCTGCCGCGGCTTATATTACTGGGCAGGTGCTGTATGTCGACGGCGGATTTTTAGCCTCTATCTAA
- the hutU gene encoding urocanate hydratase, giving the protein MNSPQKTAVARVVRAPHGTELSCQNWLIEAAYRMIQNNLDPDVAERPEDLVVYGGIGKAARNWPAFEGILQSLRDLKEDETLLVQSGKPVGIFRTHTDAPRVLIANSNLVPHWANWEHFHELDKAGLMMYGQMTAGSWIYIGAQGIVQGTYETFAEAGRQHYDSNLRGRWILTAGLGGMGGAQPLAGVLAGACVLAIECQESRIDFRIRTRYLDYKAHSIDEALTMIEKACAEKKAISVGLLGNAADIMPELVKRAQQGGLRPDIVTDQTSAHDPLNGYLPQGWTLEQWLAARESDPQSVIKASRASMAVHVQAMLDFHAMGIPTVDYGNNIRQVAKDEGVANAFDFPGFVPAYIRPLFCEGKGPFRWVALSGDPEDIYKTDAKLKELFPDNANLINWLDMARERIAFQGLPARICWLGLGERHIAGLAFNEMVRNGELKAPVVIGRDHLDTGSVASPNRETEAMKDGSDAVSDWPLLNALLNTAGGATWVSLHHGGGVGMGFSQHAGMVIVCDGTEAADKRLARVLFNDPATGVMRHADAGYELAIECAKTHDVNMPML; this is encoded by the coding sequence ATGAATTCACCACAGAAAACCGCCGTTGCCCGCGTTGTTCGCGCCCCGCACGGAACCGAATTGAGCTGTCAAAACTGGCTGATTGAAGCGGCCTACCGCATGATTCAAAACAACCTCGACCCCGACGTTGCAGAGCGTCCGGAAGACTTGGTGGTGTACGGCGGGATTGGTAAAGCAGCGCGCAACTGGCCGGCGTTTGAAGGCATCTTGCAAAGCCTGCGCGACCTGAAAGAAGACGAAACGCTGCTGGTGCAATCCGGTAAGCCAGTGGGCATATTCCGCACCCACACGGATGCACCGCGCGTGCTGATTGCCAACTCAAATCTGGTACCACACTGGGCCAACTGGGAGCATTTTCACGAGCTGGATAAAGCCGGTTTGATGATGTACGGCCAAATGACTGCCGGTTCATGGATCTACATTGGTGCGCAGGGCATTGTGCAGGGAACCTATGAAACCTTCGCCGAAGCGGGCCGTCAGCATTATGACAGCAACCTGCGCGGTCGGTGGATCCTCACCGCCGGTCTGGGTGGCATGGGCGGTGCACAGCCTCTGGCCGGTGTGTTGGCAGGCGCTTGCGTATTGGCGATTGAGTGCCAGGAGTCGCGCATTGATTTTCGTATTCGCACCCGCTATCTGGACTACAAAGCCCACAGCATTGACGAAGCCTTGACGATGATTGAAAAAGCCTGTGCAGAGAAAAAAGCCATTTCTGTTGGCCTGTTGGGCAACGCGGCCGACATCATGCCTGAGCTGGTAAAACGTGCGCAGCAGGGCGGCTTACGTCCTGATATCGTCACCGACCAAACCTCAGCGCACGATCCGCTGAACGGCTATCTGCCGCAGGGCTGGACGCTGGAACAGTGGCTGGCCGCGCGCGAATCAGACCCTCAGTCAGTGATTAAGGCTTCGCGTGCGTCCATGGCGGTACACGTTCAGGCGATGCTCGACTTCCATGCGATGGGCATTCCTACCGTGGACTATGGCAACAATATCCGTCAGGTTGCTAAAGACGAAGGTGTGGCCAATGCTTTTGATTTCCCTGGCTTTGTTCCTGCGTATATTCGTCCGTTATTTTGTGAAGGCAAAGGTCCGTTCCGCTGGGTCGCGCTTTCGGGTGACCCTGAGGATATCTACAAAACCGACGCTAAGCTCAAAGAGCTGTTCCCAGACAACGCCAACCTGATCAACTGGCTGGACATGGCGCGGGAGCGCATTGCTTTCCAGGGCCTGCCGGCGCGGATTTGCTGGCTGGGACTGGGCGAGCGCCACATTGCCGGTCTGGCGTTTAACGAAATGGTACGCAATGGCGAGCTGAAAGCGCCGGTGGTGATTGGCCGTGACCATCTTGATACGGGTTCAGTAGCGTCACCTAACCGCGAAACCGAAGCGATGAAAGACGGCTCCGATGCCGTATCCGACTGGCCATTGCTCAATGCATTGTTAAACACTGCCGGTGGCGCAACCTGGGTCAGCTTGCACCACGGCGGCGGGGTCGGCATGGGCTTCTCGCAGCATGCGGGAATGGTGATTGTCTGTGACGGAACAGAAGCCGCCGATAAACGTTTGGCGCGCGTGCTGTTCAATGACCCGGCTACGGGCGTGATGCGTCATGCCGATGCGGGCTATGAGCTGGCGATTGAGTGTGCTAAAACTCATGACGTGAATATGCCGATGCTATGA
- the hutH gene encoding histidine ammonia-lyase translates to MASSSTDMTLCHLQPGQVDLSTLRKIYQGNVRIELADSARANVLASQETVKRIVEQGRVVYGINTGFGKLAQTSIPAERLAELQRNLVLSHSVGIGADLPDNVVRLVMATKVLSLSRGHSGIRIDVIEALITLFNAGVMPCIPEKGSVGASGDLAPLAHLSLMLIGEGEVRVNGEKVSAIEGLATVGLEPFVLGPKEGLALLNGTQVSTSLALRGLFEGERVFAAGLVAGALSLEAIQGSVKPLDPRIHEARGQEGQIAVAAAVAKLLEGSDIVTSHANCGRVQDPYSIRCVPQVMGACLDNLKHSARILQIEANAASDNPLVFAETGDVISGGNFHAEPVAFAADIIALAVAEIGAISERRLALLLDTGLSGLPAFLVNDGGVNSGFMIAQVTAAALASENKSLAHPGSVDSLPTSANQEDHVSMATYAARRLGDMCFNTAVVVGIEAMAAVQGIDFNRPLKSSAVMEGEISAVREKVAFLERDRLMAPDVENMRLWASREFWPAAVQSLLPSFN, encoded by the coding sequence ATGGCTTCTTCATCCACAGATATGACACTTTGCCATCTGCAACCCGGTCAGGTTGATTTGTCCACGCTGCGTAAGATTTATCAGGGCAATGTGCGCATAGAACTGGCTGATTCAGCTCGCGCCAACGTGCTGGCCTCGCAGGAAACGGTCAAGCGCATTGTCGAGCAGGGACGCGTGGTTTATGGAATTAATACCGGCTTTGGCAAACTGGCGCAAACCAGCATTCCCGCCGAACGCCTGGCCGAGCTGCAGCGCAATCTGGTGCTCTCGCACAGCGTTGGCATAGGCGCAGATCTGCCCGATAACGTGGTGCGTCTGGTGATGGCAACCAAAGTGCTGAGCCTGTCTCGCGGCCACTCCGGCATTCGTATTGACGTCATCGAGGCGCTGATTACGCTGTTTAACGCCGGTGTGATGCCATGTATTCCTGAAAAAGGGTCAGTGGGCGCATCCGGTGACCTGGCCCCGCTTGCACACCTTTCGCTGATGCTGATTGGGGAAGGTGAAGTGCGCGTTAACGGTGAAAAAGTTTCTGCAATAGAGGGTTTGGCTACTGTGGGGCTTGAACCGTTCGTGTTGGGGCCAAAAGAGGGACTGGCACTGTTAAACGGCACGCAGGTTTCCACGTCACTCGCGCTGCGCGGTCTGTTTGAAGGCGAGCGCGTCTTTGCGGCGGGTTTGGTGGCGGGTGCGCTGTCGCTGGAGGCGATTCAGGGGTCAGTTAAACCTTTAGATCCGCGTATTCATGAGGCGCGCGGTCAGGAAGGCCAGATTGCAGTGGCGGCGGCGGTGGCGAAATTGCTGGAGGGCAGTGACATTGTCACTTCACACGCTAACTGCGGCCGCGTGCAGGACCCATACTCCATTCGCTGCGTGCCGCAGGTGATGGGGGCGTGCCTTGATAACCTTAAACATTCAGCGCGTATTTTGCAGATTGAAGCCAACGCGGCGTCAGATAACCCGCTGGTGTTTGCCGAAACCGGGGACGTAATTTCCGGCGGTAACTTCCACGCCGAGCCGGTGGCCTTTGCCGCCGATATCATCGCGCTAGCGGTGGCTGAGATAGGCGCTATTTCGGAACGTCGGCTTGCGCTGCTGCTCGATACGGGTCTTTCAGGCCTGCCGGCATTTTTGGTCAACGACGGCGGCGTTAACTCTGGCTTTATGATTGCGCAAGTCACCGCCGCCGCACTGGCCTCAGAGAACAAGTCTCTGGCGCACCCCGGCAGCGTAGATAGCCTGCCAACCTCCGCCAATCAGGAAGACCACGTGTCAATGGCCACTTACGCCGCCCGTCGCCTAGGCGACATGTGCTTTAACACTGCCGTGGTCGTGGGCATTGAAGCTATGGCAGCGGTGCAGGGCATCGATTTTAACCGTCCGCTAAAAAGTTCGGCAGTGATGGAGGGCGAAATCAGCGCGGTGCGCGAAAAAGTCGCCTTCCTTGAGCGCGACCGCCTGATGGCACCGGACGTCGAAAATATGCGCCTGTGGGCCAGCCGTGAATTCTGGCCAGCGGCGGTACAGTCTTTATTACCCAGCTTTAATTAA